One genomic window of Eisenibacter elegans DSM 3317 includes the following:
- a CDS encoding ABC transporter ATP-binding protein, translating to MAKREKVRPEQPATDAPNWRESLEALRLIVPFLKMVWQASPSLAGAHMFLRLCKSGLPLAILWVGKLIIDEVVRLSPQADWTQATALWQWVILEAVLVACSELLNRAITLTDALLGDLFANQSSVQLMEHSGRLDLAQLEDAVFYDKLERARRQTVGRTVLMGQVFGQVQELVTVVFLLGGLWAFSPWLVGLLLLAVMPAFWNENYFNRYGYSLARSWTPERRELDYLRYIGASDETAKEVKNFGLSEFITARFQHLAHNYYLANRALAIRRAAWGMLFSLLTLLAYYGAYLVILIAALGGSISIGTLTFLAGAFSQMQTLLQGILSRFSAMTQSALYLQDLFDFLAIAPTMPAEGDFLPLPQQIDEGFVFENVGFCYPNSDIWALRGVSFTLKAGEKLALVGENGAGKTTLIKLLTRLYDPSEGRILLDGIDIRRYQPDAYRALIGVIFQDFVRFQLNAAENIAVGKIEARTEQPRIENAAQRSLADEVIEHLPQGYSQRLGKRFDQGVDLSGGQWQKIALARAYMRDAPVLVLDEPTAALDARAEYEVFVRFTELTKGKTAVLISHRFSTVRMADRILVLRKGSPVELGSHEALLAQNGLYAELFQMQAQGYQ from the coding sequence ATGGCAAAAAGAGAAAAAGTACGTCCTGAGCAGCCCGCTACCGATGCACCCAACTGGCGAGAGAGCCTCGAAGCCTTGCGGCTGATTGTTCCGTTTTTGAAAATGGTATGGCAGGCCTCACCTAGTTTGGCAGGGGCGCATATGTTCCTGCGTTTGTGCAAGTCGGGTTTGCCCTTGGCCATTTTGTGGGTGGGCAAGTTGATTATTGACGAAGTGGTGCGGCTCAGCCCACAAGCCGACTGGACACAAGCCACGGCGCTGTGGCAGTGGGTAATACTGGAAGCCGTATTGGTCGCTTGCTCGGAGTTGCTCAACCGCGCCATTACCCTCACCGATGCCCTGCTGGGCGATTTATTTGCCAATCAAAGTTCAGTACAGCTGATGGAGCACAGCGGCAGGCTAGACTTGGCGCAGCTTGAAGATGCGGTTTTTTATGACAAATTGGAGCGTGCCCGTCGTCAAACTGTTGGGCGGACAGTCTTAATGGGCCAAGTTTTTGGGCAGGTACAGGAGTTGGTTACAGTCGTTTTTCTGTTGGGAGGGCTTTGGGCTTTCAGCCCTTGGTTGGTAGGCCTACTATTACTGGCCGTAATGCCGGCTTTTTGGAACGAAAACTACTTCAACCGTTATGGCTACTCACTGGCCCGCAGCTGGACACCGGAGCGCCGTGAGCTGGACTATCTGCGCTATATCGGTGCAAGCGACGAAACGGCCAAAGAGGTCAAAAACTTCGGCCTATCGGAGTTTATCACGGCGCGTTTCCAGCACCTAGCACATAACTATTACCTCGCCAACCGCGCCCTCGCCATCCGTAGGGCAGCATGGGGGATGCTCTTTAGCTTGCTAACCTTGTTGGCCTACTATGGAGCCTACCTTGTGATTCTGATTGCGGCCTTGGGGGGGAGTATCAGTATCGGCACACTGACTTTTTTGGCGGGGGCTTTCAGCCAAATGCAAACCTTGCTACAGGGTATTTTGAGCCGCTTTTCGGCGATGACCCAAAGCGCTCTATACCTACAAGATTTATTTGATTTTTTGGCCATCGCTCCTACAATGCCTGCTGAAGGAGATTTTTTACCCCTACCACAGCAGATTGACGAAGGGTTTGTGTTCGAAAACGTGGGCTTTTGTTATCCCAACAGTGATATTTGGGCGCTCCGAGGGGTGTCGTTTACACTCAAAGCTGGTGAAAAGCTGGCGTTGGTAGGGGAGAACGGAGCCGGCAAAACAACCCTCATCAAGCTACTCACACGCCTCTATGACCCCAGCGAAGGGCGTATCTTGCTCGATGGGATAGACATACGGCGCTATCAGCCCGATGCATACAGGGCGCTGATAGGGGTTATTTTTCAGGACTTTGTCCGCTTTCAGCTTAACGCTGCCGAAAATATTGCCGTTGGGAAGATTGAGGCGCGTACCGAACAGCCGCGCATCGAAAATGCCGCCCAGCGCAGCCTTGCCGACGAGGTCATCGAGCACTTGCCACAAGGCTATAGCCAGCGGCTGGGCAAACGCTTTGACCAAGGGGTAGATCTCTCAGGGGGGCAGTGGCAAAAGATAGCCCTCGCACGTGCCTATATGCGTGATGCGCCTGTATTGGTGCTCGACGAGCCTACTGCCGCTCTCGATGCTAGAGCTGAGTATGAGGTGTTTGTGAGATTTACTGAGTTAACCAAAGGAAAGACAGCTGTACTGATTTCGCACCGCTTTTCGACGGTTCGGATGGCAGACCGCATTCTTGTTTTGAGAAAGGGAAGTCCGGTAGAACTTGGCTCACACGAAGCCTTGTTGGCACAAAATGGATTATATGCCGAGCTATTTCAGATGCAGGCGCAAGGCTATCAGTAG
- a CDS encoding flavin-containing monooxygenase: MAVSSPPYQYEVAIIGAGFSGLAMAARLQEAGQRSFVILERANEVGGTWRDNTYPGCACDIMSHLYSFSFAPNPHWSRMYPQQPEILAYLKRFTDHYSLRQHLRLGTSLLAAHFEQDGGYWKLQAADGQIFTARTVVAALGPLNRPHYPDIPGLADFQGEVFHSAKWNHTYDLEGKRIAVIGTGASAIQFVPQIAPKVSALHLFQRSAPWIMPKPDRAVRAWEQRLFRRFPLTQRLLRHAIYWANELRGLLFMGNKTIQQWGQKKALKYLQKSVSDPELRQKLTPDYAIGCKRILISNDYYPALQLPQVQVHTEGIERITADAVCTKAGERLAVDAIILGTGFVAADFVVDMKIRGLDGQNLFDEWLRTGAQAYKGATVSGYPNWLFLVGPNTGGGHNSIVHIAESQVAYAMSYLEYLRQQPNGAYLDLKAEAQAAYNVELQQKMQQTVWLSGCKSWYLNQAGQNTTLYPGLNYQFRQITAKFDNQAYTLKTNTQTTLATIG, encoded by the coding sequence ATGGCTGTTTCTTCCCCTCCTTATCAATACGAAGTCGCCATTATTGGCGCTGGTTTTTCGGGTTTGGCGATGGCGGCTCGCCTCCAAGAGGCAGGGCAACGCTCTTTCGTGATTTTGGAACGCGCCAACGAAGTAGGGGGTACTTGGCGCGACAATACCTACCCTGGCTGCGCCTGCGATATTATGTCGCACCTCTACTCGTTTTCGTTTGCGCCCAACCCCCATTGGTCGCGTATGTACCCCCAACAACCCGAAATACTGGCGTATCTCAAAAGGTTTACGGATCACTACAGTTTGCGCCAACACCTGCGCCTTGGGACAAGCTTGCTTGCTGCTCATTTTGAACAAGACGGGGGCTACTGGAAGCTACAGGCTGCTGATGGGCAGATTTTCACGGCTCGAACTGTTGTAGCAGCCTTGGGTCCGCTCAATCGCCCACACTACCCTGATATACCAGGGTTAGCTGATTTTCAGGGGGAAGTGTTTCATTCTGCCAAATGGAACCACACATATGACTTGGAGGGCAAACGCATCGCTGTAATTGGCACTGGAGCCAGTGCCATCCAGTTTGTGCCTCAGATAGCGCCTAAGGTATCGGCCTTACACCTGTTTCAGCGCAGCGCTCCTTGGATTATGCCCAAGCCCGACCGTGCTGTGCGGGCTTGGGAGCAACGCCTCTTCCGGCGTTTTCCGTTGACACAACGGCTTTTGCGCCACGCCATCTATTGGGCCAATGAGCTACGCGGACTTTTATTTATGGGGAATAAGACTATCCAACAATGGGGGCAGAAAAAAGCGCTTAAATACCTGCAAAAATCCGTTTCTGACCCTGAATTACGCCAAAAACTGACTCCCGACTATGCCATAGGTTGTAAACGTATTTTGATTTCTAATGATTATTATCCGGCTCTACAGCTCCCTCAAGTACAAGTACATACAGAGGGTATTGAGCGCATCACTGCCGATGCGGTCTGTACCAAGGCTGGGGAACGCCTCGCTGTCGATGCCATTATTTTGGGCACGGGCTTTGTCGCTGCTGACTTTGTGGTAGATATGAAGATTCGTGGGCTAGATGGCCAGAACCTATTTGACGAATGGCTGCGCACTGGTGCACAGGCCTACAAAGGCGCTACGGTGAGCGGATATCCCAACTGGTTGTTTTTGGTAGGACCTAATACTGGCGGTGGGCACAACTCTATCGTCCATATCGCCGAATCACAGGTGGCCTATGCAATGTCCTACCTCGAATACTTGCGACAGCAACCCAACGGCGCATATCTTGACCTAAAAGCCGAAGCACAAGCCGCCTATAATGTCGAGCTACAGCAAAAAATGCAACAAACCGTGTGGCTATCAGGATGTAAGAGCTGGTATCTCAACCAAGCCGGGCAAAACACTACGCTCTATCCAGGGCTGAACTACCAGTTCAGGCAGATTACCGCAAAGTTTGATAATCAGGCATATACCCTAAAGACAAACACACAAACCACCCTAGCCACAATAGGGTAA
- a CDS encoding TM2 domain-containing protein has protein sequence MFRSTIFIHLCSVLLGLDVVASAATLTLSPPDSLVGIRQITKHTPVAWTDLHPQPNTESVKQLQQPKKDIKRTGKGKKLLQHKFWFRALILCGFFGMFGFHRYYLGYTWQGVVQTLTFGGLLIWTMIDFVHILFGRLHPKNGAYVESTLKKLLKEYKDSRQHRP, from the coding sequence ATGTTTAGAAGCACCATCTTTATACATCTTTGTAGTGTACTATTGGGCTTAGATGTGGTTGCCAGTGCGGCTACCCTAACTTTATCACCCCCAGACTCCTTGGTAGGTATCAGGCAGATAACCAAACACACTCCTGTTGCTTGGACAGACCTGCATCCCCAACCCAATACTGAGTCTGTAAAACAGTTACAGCAGCCTAAGAAAGATATCAAAAGAACAGGCAAGGGTAAAAAACTATTGCAACATAAGTTCTGGTTTAGGGCGCTAATTCTTTGTGGGTTTTTTGGAATGTTTGGATTCCATCGTTATTATCTCGGATATACTTGGCAAGGAGTCGTGCAGACCTTGACCTTTGGGGGTTTACTTATTTGGACGATGATTGACTTTGTCCATATCTTATTCGGCAGATTACATCCCAAAAACGGCGCATATGTGGAGAGTACTTTGAAAAAACTTTTGAAGGAATATAAGGACAGTAGGCAGCACCGACCTTAG
- a CDS encoding ATP-binding protein, translating to MTLISPTPPYFTDYDQATEAVVALEAHRVVYANALAKAYLGAEALLGTAWHYWMPTARSTAFLLALKRGLLRQKQGAWLQVYFHCEPTPEGFLLLRFEPMTHIPPAIQQQIQKADVAQHPVFGIRYGVIQYLNEAALKLLCYSHELEIMGCAWREIVHPQGRSMTQLHLEALQNYPENAETTPQHIALIGKTQVLVHASYQAASVLTPLQRWVFVSCQDLSEQLEQLQEAPPPLHYLHQHAPIGILHVAQGYIKSSNPYFDQLIFPLPGTGQLFLDLLCPESQQNLLQHCQEIKQTGQAIPVHLARLCLPQGDVKYVELSGVCLEMQEEHLSEALIFMRDVSQRHASEQNLSRFRKVMDNIGEMLLVIDGETGRILDANATACQVLGYLHEELLDQPIGLIEVSYPIQSPEQWQQEVAHIKRLNNFIWVVDGIHRRKDDSRLPTEISLKHEKFNDQDLIIMVSRDVSERHESEAKLNRTLQSLKSRNFELDNFVYKVSHDLRAPLASIIGLLELAREENEQPGIAQYLKMITESAQNLDKFIRTILAYSQSLNKKLHYQTIDFAELVQRVVNDLQYLPYATRIRVELIEDPQSLPLYSDVFRLEIALRSVIANSIQYQDFNKNESHIRIQLRVHSEQAHITITDNGLGIDPAHLPKVTDMFYRGNERSKGAGLGLYLSGVALEKLGGTLHIESKLFEGTRVSVYLPNHASGGI from the coding sequence ATGACCTTGATAAGCCCCACCCCTCCTTATTTTACGGATTATGACCAGGCCACGGAGGCCGTGGTAGCGCTAGAAGCGCACCGGGTGGTGTATGCCAATGCCTTGGCCAAAGCATATCTGGGAGCCGAAGCACTGCTAGGGACAGCTTGGCACTATTGGATGCCCACAGCACGAAGCACAGCCTTTCTATTGGCGCTAAAGCGGGGCTTGCTGCGCCAAAAACAAGGGGCTTGGTTACAAGTATACTTCCATTGCGAGCCCACCCCCGAAGGATTTTTGTTGTTGCGCTTTGAGCCAATGACCCATATCCCTCCAGCCATTCAGCAACAAATACAAAAAGCAGATGTTGCGCAACACCCTGTTTTTGGAATCCGATATGGCGTTATTCAATACCTCAACGAAGCCGCGCTCAAGTTGCTTTGTTATAGCCACGAATTAGAGATAATGGGTTGCGCTTGGCGCGAGATTGTACACCCCCAAGGGCGCAGTATGACACAGCTCCACCTCGAAGCCCTACAAAACTATCCCGAAAACGCCGAGACAACCCCGCAACATATCGCCTTGATAGGCAAGACCCAAGTACTCGTACACGCCTCGTATCAAGCCGCTAGTGTGCTCACACCGCTACAACGTTGGGTGTTTGTGTCTTGCCAAGACCTCTCGGAGCAGCTCGAACAACTTCAGGAAGCCCCGCCGCCTCTGCATTACCTCCATCAACACGCCCCTATCGGTATCTTGCACGTAGCCCAAGGTTACATCAAAAGCAGTAATCCTTATTTCGACCAACTAATATTTCCATTGCCGGGAACAGGGCAACTCTTTTTGGATTTGCTCTGCCCCGAATCACAACAAAACCTGCTCCAACACTGCCAAGAAATCAAACAAACCGGTCAAGCAATTCCTGTACACCTTGCGCGGCTTTGCCTGCCCCAAGGCGATGTAAAATATGTAGAGTTGAGTGGGGTTTGCCTCGAAATGCAAGAAGAACACCTTAGCGAAGCCTTGATTTTTATGCGTGATGTCTCTCAAAGACACGCCAGCGAGCAAAACCTCTCCCGCTTCCGAAAGGTGATGGACAATATCGGGGAAATGCTTTTGGTCATTGATGGAGAAACTGGCCGTATCCTTGATGCCAACGCAACCGCCTGCCAAGTTTTAGGCTACTTGCACGAAGAGCTGTTAGACCAGCCCATCGGCCTAATAGAGGTCTCCTACCCCATCCAAAGCCCCGAACAATGGCAGCAAGAGGTCGCTCATATCAAAAGACTCAACAATTTTATCTGGGTCGTAGATGGCATACACCGCCGCAAAGATGACAGCCGCCTGCCAACAGAAATATCGCTCAAACACGAAAAATTCAATGACCAAGACCTCATCATTATGGTGAGTCGCGACGTAAGCGAACGACACGAGTCGGAGGCCAAACTCAACCGTACCTTACAGTCGCTTAAATCGCGCAATTTTGAGCTAGACAACTTCGTATATAAAGTCTCCCACGACTTGCGTGCGCCGCTGGCATCTATCATTGGCCTGCTGGAGTTGGCCCGCGAAGAGAACGAGCAGCCCGGCATCGCCCAATACCTCAAAATGATCACGGAGAGTGCCCAAAACCTTGACAAGTTTATCCGTACTATTTTGGCCTACTCCCAGTCCTTGAATAAAAAACTTCATTACCAAACTATTGATTTTGCCGAGCTAGTCCAACGTGTGGTCAATGACTTGCAATACCTGCCCTACGCCACCCGCATACGGGTAGAGCTGATAGAAGACCCACAATCCTTACCTCTTTACAGCGATGTTTTCCGGCTCGAAATAGCGCTACGAAGCGTTATCGCCAACAGTATCCAATACCAAGATTTCAACAAAAACGAAAGCCATATCCGCATCCAACTACGGGTGCATAGCGAGCAAGCCCACATCACCATCACAGACAACGGCTTGGGAATAGACCCTGCACACCTACCCAAGGTTACGGATATGTTTTATAGGGGCAATGAGCGCTCCAAAGGCGCGGGGCTGGGCCTCTACCTGAGCGGTGTGGCACTCGAAAAGCTAGGCGGCACGCTTCATATTGAAAGCAAGCTTTTTGAGGGTACACGTGTCAGTGTTTACTTGCCTAACCACGCATCAGGGGGAATCTAG